Part of the Paenibacillus kyungheensis genome, TATATGGCGTGCTGCTCGTGTGCGGCTGTTCGTACAAGGGGGCTAAGCAGATGAAATATTATCTTGGATTGGTATGGGAATACTTTCTGAATTATGCGAAGACACGTCTAACATATCGTGCCGACTTCTGGGTAGAAGTGATCTCGGATTTGTTATTTCAAGCGACCAACTTAATCTTTATTTTTGTCGTATTTGCACATACAGATACATTAGGTGGATTTACCGAAGCGGAAGTGGTATTTGTATATGGATACTTTATGATTCCGTATGGATTGTATAGTTGCTTTGTGAATCTATGGAACTTTGGCGATCGTTATATTGTCAAAGGAGAAATGGATCGCATTTTGACCCGTCCTGCTCATAATCTATTTCAGATTTTTCTAGAAAATCTTGATCCACCGTCATTAATCGGTTCGTTGATTGGTGTGATTATTATGATCTGGAGTGGAGGTCAGTTAGGAATCGAGCTATTATGGTGGCATATTCCTGCACTGATTGTGATGGTTCTCGGTTCAACACTGATCTATACCGGAATCTATACGATTCTAACGTCGATCTCTTTTTACTCGGATTCACCGACAGGGATTATTCCGTTAATGTACAATATCCAGACATACGGACGTTATCCGATTACGATCTACAACCGTATTATTCAAATTTTGCTAACATGGATATTGCCATTCGCATTTGTAGGTATCTATCCTGCGGCACTGTTTTTAGATCGACCTGAAATGATTCGGATGGCTTGGATCACACCTGTGATGGGGATTGTCTTTTTCGCACTAGGATTGGTATTCTGGAATGGTGGAATCAAGCGTTATCGCGGAGCAGGATCATAAGTTGAATATATTAAGAAGGAACATGCTTGTATTTTGAAAGTGAGTTCTTTATATTTTACATCGAAGCTAAAAAGAATAAGGTAGCTGAAGGAGGAATTACCATGAGTGAATTACAAATAGGGCAACCGGTACCTGAATTTACATTAGAAGCATCTGGAGGTCAAGAAATCTCGTTAAGTGATTATCGTGGCAAAAAGGTCGTGTTATACTTTTACCCGAAAGATAGCACGCCGGGTTGTACCCAGGAAGCTTGTGATTTCCGCGATAGTTCAGCAGCGTATGAGCAAAAAGGTGCGGTTGTGTTGGGAATCAGTCCTGATCCGGTCAAATCTCATGATAAATTTGCACAAAAGTATGAACTGTCTTTCCCGTTACTATCCGATCCTGATCATGCAGTTGCAGAAGCATTTGGCGTATGGCAATTGAAGAAAATGTATGGCAAAGAATACGAAGGTATTGTACGGTCTACATTTTTGATCGACGAAGAAGGTATCTTGATCAAAGCTTGGAACAAAGTGAAAGTTAAAGGGCATACTGAAGAAGTATTTGCTGCACTGTAAAAAGACATTGTTATGGAAGCAAGTAAAGTTGCTACAAATCAATATGGCTCTATGATAGTTTTACCAAAGCAACGTCCTTCCAAAGACGTTGCTTTTTTAATGGATAAAATAGCGCTTACCTGTAGTCATCTTGTGGATAGCAATCGATACCAAAGGAGAGGAGAACGACTTATGAATTTTTACACTATTGCTTATTTGGAAAATCAATCGACATTTAATGTCTATCTCAAATACATCTTTATTTTTGTCGCACTGATCTTATTGCTGGTGTTATTTTCCTTATATATGCGCAAACGTATTGAGACCAAATATCGCGATCTAAGTATTATTTTGCTACTTATTATAGTGTTTATGATTGGTGTACAGTATTCGGATTATACGCAAGATCAGAGCACCTATTCCAAATACTCGCAGATGGTGCAATTTGTCCATCAATTAGCCAAAGACCAGAAGTTGGATGAAACAACGATCAGTGTGAATTCAACCACGCTTGTAGACGAAGTTATTATCAAAACACCAACAGCTTACTATACCGCTCATTTTAATGATGATATGAGTGCTTATACATTAGAAACGGTCTATCTGGTGAATCCAGACGTTCACATCATCAACCAATAAGTAGAAAGAAAGGAAACAATCTATGGAAGCTTATTATCCTGTTATTATCAAATTAGCGCTTGGTATTCTTTGTCTGGTGTTACAGATTAATCTAATGGGCAAAGGCAATCTAGCGCCCACATCGGCGATTGATCAAGTGCAGAACTATGTACTCGGGGGCATTATAGGCGGTGTGATCTATAATGAAGCAGTCAAGCCATTACAATTTTTCCTCGTGCTGATGATCTGGACGTTACTGGTCTTTATGATCAAATTCCTCAAACAACACAATCCATACATTAAGCGTATTGTCGATGGCAAGCCGATCAACTTAGTTGTCAACGGGGAAGTCAATGTTGGCGAATGTCTACGTTGCGGCATATCGGCAAATGAATTGATGTTCAAGTTACGAGCGATAGGGATATATGAGATTAAAAATGTAAAACGAGCCATTTTAGAGCAAAACGGACAATTAACCGTTATCCAATACGGTGATGAAAATATTCGTTACCCGATTATTGTAGATGGGCAGGTCAATCAAGATGTACTTGATCTGATTCATAAAGATATCAAATGGCTAGAAGAGCGGGTCAAACAAGAAACTCATCATCATATATCTGAAATTTATCTAGGTGAATATATCTCAGGTGAACTGCGCCTGCATGCGTACAAAAAGTAAATCGATTTGCTGTTTAAACATCACATTTTTATATGATAAATTTGACATAAAGAGTGAGCTATGTTAGTTTGGAGTCATTGGGTTTTTCTAAATAATGGAATATTTAGAGGTTGATTCACACTATTCAAGGAGGCACACACTTATGACAAAACAACAATGGATACAAGCAATCGAAGCACAATTTGATCAAATGGTATCTTGGCGTAGACATATGCACAAGTTCCCTGAATTATCTTTTCAAGAAGTGAAAACTTCTCAATATATTGCAGATACGTTAAAAGGATTCGGGTATGAAGTGCGTACAGGTGTAGGTGAAGGCGGATTGATCGCTGATCTACAAGGGGCACAATCAGGCCCAACGATAGCATTTCGAGCAGACTTTGATGCACTGCCCATTCATGAAGAAAATACAGTCGACTATCGTTCGCAAAATGATGGCGTGATGCATGCTTGCGGACATGATGGGCATACAGCAGCATTACTGGGTGTAGCCAGTGTACTTAGCGATCAGCAAGCACATTTGAAAGGAAAGGTTCGGTTTATTTTCCAACATGCTGAAGAACTTCTTCCAGGTGGAGCCAAAGCAATGGTCGAAGATGGAGCATTGGACGGAGTCGATGAAGTGTACGGTGCGCATTTAGCGAGTGCTCTTCCACTGGGCAAAATCGGCACAGCTTCAGGGCCTGCAATGGCATCCGCAGATTCCTTTTCAATTACGATTCAAGGAAAAGGCGGACATGGCGCACAGCCTGATTTGTCAGTCGATTCTATCGTGATCGGTAGCCAGTTAGTAGGAGCTTTGCAGACCATCGTATCCCGTCATATCAGCCCGATGCAGTCGGCTGTAGTGACTATCGGTGTGTTCCAAGCAGGACAAGCATTTAACGTTATTGCCGATAAAGCGAAGATCGAAGGTACAGTGCGTGCATTTGATCCAGAGATTCGTACCAAGATTGAGCAAGATATTCGAGATTTGGTACATGGCATCACATTAGCCAGTCATGCGACATATACAATTAATTATATTCATGGTTATCCAACCGTTGTGAATACACCAGAGCAGACAGAACATGTTCAACAAGTCGTTGTCGATACGATGGGTGAAGAAGCATTTCTGATGTTACCACCAGCGATGGGAGCGGAAGATTTTGCCTACTATCTACAAGAGCGTCCGGGTAACTTCTTCTTTGTCGGATCGAAAAATGAAACCGAAGATACCGCATTCCCACATCACCATCCACGGTTCGATATCGATGAACGTGCGCTTGTGAATGCAGGTAAAGTCTTTTTGGGCATTGCGGCAGAGAAATTACTGTAGGTTATTCTGGATGATACGATGAGAGAAGATACAACAGAACTTGGTATGTAGAACTTAATAAAAAATATCATCAAAAAAAGAACAAAGTACTAATAGCAGTATGAGCATATCTTCTAAGTAGTGTCATATTCAATATGAAATAAAAAAAGCAGCGAAGATTGTGGCATCTATTGCCCGATTCTTCGCTGCTTTTTTATACTTTTAGTTTATTCACCTGCGGAATCATCAGGCTTTTTCTTTCCAAATCGATTCACCAGTGCAATTCCTAATCGTCTGCGGAACTTCACAAGAATAAAGAACAAGATTAGCACCACAATAATCGCAATCGCTTCAAATGAATAGTGATGAATCCAGTGAAAGACCATCGTCCATTGTGGTCCGAAAATGCGACCTAATGCTAGAAAGATACTAACCCAGATCAATGCACCGCTATATGAGTAAGCAGCAAAGCGCCAGAACTTAAAGTTCATAACACCTGAGAAGTAACCGGTGAAATGACGTACTCCCGGTATAAAATATCCAAAGAATACAAGTGTATATCCATATTTACCAAACCACAGTTGTGCTTTATCCAGCTTGGATTGTGGCAACAACAACCATTTTCCATATTTACGTAAGAACGGAAGCCCTGCTTTTCGACCGATAAAATAAGTGATCGTCATCCCGATCGTTGTACCGGCAAACGCACAAAGAAATAATAGCACTATATTCAGGCGACCCATATAAGACAAATAGCCAGCATATCCCATCATTGTTTCACCAGGGAAAGGAAGAGCGATAAATTCAAGCAATAGTCCTAGAAAAAGCACCAGATAACTATGATGTGTAAAAAGAGATTCTATATAATGTATAAATTGCATGAGTTTTCCTCCGTGGTGCTATGATTTCTCTGTATTTGACTATTTTTCCTAAAATAAAACAATCTATTACATCATAATCTATCGGAAACTACAAAGTCTATTAATAGGTCTATTTTAAAAGAAATCTCGTTATTTCTGAAATGTAAACGTAATCTTGATAGAGAGTGGAAGAAAGTACACTTTTAATTGCTGTAGTAAGGTTGGAAGCCTTGACGGTGGCTTTTGCACATAGGTATAATTAGACTCATTGAAATGTGGGAGGTTCGTGAATGAATAGTCCAAGTGAAATTATTGTAGTTCTCGATTTTGGGGGACAGTACAACCAGTTGATCGCAAGACGTATCCGTGATCTAGGCGTGTACAGTGAATTAATGCCTTTTAATACCCCGGTCGAAAAGATTCGTGAATTGTCACCGAAAGGGATCATCTTTTCCGGTGGACCTTCTAGCGTGTATGCAGAAAATGCACCGCATGTCGATCCAGCGATCTATGATCTGAATGTGCCGATCTTCGGTATTTGCTACGGTATGCAGTTAATGGCTCAACAATTGTCCGGTAAAGTAGAACGTTCTGCGAAGCGTGAGTACGGGAAGTCTGATGTAGACTTTATGGCTCATTGCGCATTGAATAAAGGCATGGAATCCAGTCACACCGTATGGATGAGTCATGGTGACCATGTAGTCGGCTTGCCAGAAGGATTCGTATTGGATGCAAGTACAGAATCGGCTCCAATTGCTGCGATGAGTAATGCAGAGCGTCAATTGTATGCTGTACAGTTCCATCCAGAAGTACGTCATTCTGTGTTCGGTAACGAAATGATCCGTAATTTCTTATATGAAATTTGTAAATGTGCGGGCGAATGGAGCATGGAGACGTTTATCGAAGATACGATCGAAGAGATTCGTACACAAGTCGGCGACAAAAATGTATTGTGCGCACTAAGTGGCGGTGTCGATTCTTCGGTAGTGGCGATTCTTTTGCACAAAGCGATCGGTCCTCAATTAACATGTATGTTTATCGACCATGGTCTTTTACGTAAAGGCGAAGCGGAAAGCGTCATGGAGACGTTTGTTGGTAAGTTCGATATGAAAGTTGTCAAAATCGATGCCCAAGAACGTTTCTTGTCCAAATTGGCAGGCGTTGACGATCCTGAGCAAAAACGTAAAATTATCGGTAATGAATTTATCTACTGCTTCGATGAAGAGTCTCGTAAATTAGGCGACTTCGCGTATCTAGCACAAGGTACACTTTATACCGATATTGTAGAAAGTGGTACAGCAACAGCACAAACGATCAAATCTCACCATAACGTAGGTGGATTGCCAGAAGATATGCACTTCGAATTGGTAGAGCCACTCAAAGCACTATTCAAAGACGAAGTACGTAAAGTCGGCGAACAATGCGGATTGCCAGCTGCAATCGTATGGCGTCAACCTTTCCCAGGTCCAGGTCTAGCGATTCGTGTCTTGGGCGAAGTGACTGAAGATAAATTGCAAATCGTTCGCGATTCCGATTACATTTTGCGTGAAGAGATCGCAAAAGCAGGTCTTGAAAGCGAAATTTGGCAGTACTTCACTGCACTTCCTAACATGAAGAGCGTAGGCGTTATGGGCGATGCTCGTACGTACTCGTATACCGTAGGTATTCGTGCTGTAACATCGATCGATGGCATGACTGCCGACTGGGCACGTATCCCGTGGGATGTGTTAGAGAAGATTTCGGTGCGTATTGTCAATGAAGTCGATAATGTAAACCGTATTGTGTATGATATTACGTCCAAACCACCAGCTACGATTGAGTGGGAGTAGACTATAAAATAAAAATGAAGTTTTTACGCTAATTTAATAGGAATTTACATGTTATAAGAAGGTTTATTTTAAATAAAAATTAATTGGTTTCGCGCCAAACTCTCTACCCAAAATTGGTAGAACGTGAAACCAAATACCCTTGTCAAATTCTGATGGGGGTATTTTTTTATTAGATTTAGCATAATAGAGTTTACTTTTGGATAGTATATTCTCAGAAAAAATTGATTTGCCCAATCGAATTGATAACTCTGAGTATGGATTATTAAAGCGAACTACAATATTAAAACTTTCTTCAAAAGTTTTTAATCGAAGGAAAAACTATATTTGTCAAAGACTACTGTAAATGTAGTCTAAGTTTATGAACATATAGCTGCCTTTCCTGTTAGATAAATAATATGTGAATACATGTATTAGTTTATTAGTTTGCCTTCGATAATTTATAAATATATTTATTTGTACCATATCGTTAAAGCATTCATGTCAATAATTTTGTTACTCTAAATCTTAAATTTAATAAAAAATCCTTTGCCAGGAAATTTTTTTCAAACATACACCCCATATAGAGTGAAGGAAAGTAAGAGAGTGCAACAATGGCTATTTTTTTACTTCCTTTAATAAACATTTGAATTGGACCTGAGGCCAATTCGAAAATAGGAGGATTATTAATATGGAAAACAAATTATCAAGTGTTTTAAAATCAGACATCTTTCAAGTGGATAAGGCTCTTGAAAGTTGGCGTGATTCGGGTTTTGATTTATCTACGGCAGTAGGTGAGGTAGTTGATAATTCAATTGAAGCTGGTTCAAAGATTGTTAAAGTGATTCCTTATCAAAATAAGACTGATAAAAGTATAAATACAATTGTGTTCGCTGATAATGGATTTGGGATTAAATCGGATATACTAGCACAAA contains:
- the bcp gene encoding thioredoxin-dependent thiol peroxidase → MSELQIGQPVPEFTLEASGGQEISLSDYRGKKVVLYFYPKDSTPGCTQEACDFRDSSAAYEQKGAVVLGISPDPVKSHDKFAQKYELSFPLLSDPDHAVAEAFGVWQLKKMYGKEYEGIVRSTFLIDEEGILIKAWNKVKVKGHTEEVFAAL
- a CDS encoding DedA family protein encodes the protein MQFIHYIESLFTHHSYLVLFLGLLLEFIALPFPGETMMGYAGYLSYMGRLNIVLLFLCAFAGTTIGMTITYFIGRKAGLPFLRKYGKWLLLPQSKLDKAQLWFGKYGYTLVFFGYFIPGVRHFTGYFSGVMNFKFWRFAAYSYSGALIWVSIFLALGRIFGPQWTMVFHWIHHYSFEAIAIIVVLILFFILVKFRRRLGIALVNRFGKKKPDDSAGE
- a CDS encoding DUF3290 domain-containing protein produces the protein MNFYTIAYLENQSTFNVYLKYIFIFVALILLLVLFSLYMRKRIETKYRDLSIILLLIIVFMIGVQYSDYTQDQSTYSKYSQMVQFVHQLAKDQKLDETTISVNSTTLVDEVIIKTPTAYYTAHFNDDMSAYTLETVYLVNPDVHIINQ
- a CDS encoding DUF421 domain-containing protein; this encodes MEAYYPVIIKLALGILCLVLQINLMGKGNLAPTSAIDQVQNYVLGGIIGGVIYNEAVKPLQFFLVLMIWTLLVFMIKFLKQHNPYIKRIVDGKPINLVVNGEVNVGECLRCGISANELMFKLRAIGIYEIKNVKRAILEQNGQLTVIQYGDENIRYPIIVDGQVNQDVLDLIHKDIKWLEERVKQETHHHISEIYLGEYISGELRLHAYKK
- a CDS encoding ABC transporter permease: MKYYLGLVWEYFLNYAKTRLTYRADFWVEVISDLLFQATNLIFIFVVFAHTDTLGGFTEAEVVFVYGYFMIPYGLYSCFVNLWNFGDRYIVKGEMDRILTRPAHNLFQIFLENLDPPSLIGSLIGVIIMIWSGGQLGIELLWWHIPALIVMVLGSTLIYTGIYTILTSISFYSDSPTGIIPLMYNIQTYGRYPITIYNRIIQILLTWILPFAFVGIYPAALFLDRPEMIRMAWITPVMGIVFFALGLVFWNGGIKRYRGAGS
- the guaA gene encoding glutamine-hydrolyzing GMP synthase, which codes for MNSPSEIIVVLDFGGQYNQLIARRIRDLGVYSELMPFNTPVEKIRELSPKGIIFSGGPSSVYAENAPHVDPAIYDLNVPIFGICYGMQLMAQQLSGKVERSAKREYGKSDVDFMAHCALNKGMESSHTVWMSHGDHVVGLPEGFVLDASTESAPIAAMSNAERQLYAVQFHPEVRHSVFGNEMIRNFLYEICKCAGEWSMETFIEDTIEEIRTQVGDKNVLCALSGGVDSSVVAILLHKAIGPQLTCMFIDHGLLRKGEAESVMETFVGKFDMKVVKIDAQERFLSKLAGVDDPEQKRKIIGNEFIYCFDEESRKLGDFAYLAQGTLYTDIVESGTATAQTIKSHHNVGGLPEDMHFELVEPLKALFKDEVRKVGEQCGLPAAIVWRQPFPGPGLAIRVLGEVTEDKLQIVRDSDYILREEIAKAGLESEIWQYFTALPNMKSVGVMGDARTYSYTVGIRAVTSIDGMTADWARIPWDVLEKISVRIVNEVDNVNRIVYDITSKPPATIEWE
- a CDS encoding M20 metallopeptidase family protein, yielding MTKQQWIQAIEAQFDQMVSWRRHMHKFPELSFQEVKTSQYIADTLKGFGYEVRTGVGEGGLIADLQGAQSGPTIAFRADFDALPIHEENTVDYRSQNDGVMHACGHDGHTAALLGVASVLSDQQAHLKGKVRFIFQHAEELLPGGAKAMVEDGALDGVDEVYGAHLASALPLGKIGTASGPAMASADSFSITIQGKGGHGAQPDLSVDSIVIGSQLVGALQTIVSRHISPMQSAVVTIGVFQAGQAFNVIADKAKIEGTVRAFDPEIRTKIEQDIRDLVHGITLASHATYTINYIHGYPTVVNTPEQTEHVQQVVVDTMGEEAFLMLPPAMGAEDFAYYLQERPGNFFFVGSKNETEDTAFPHHHPRFDIDERALVNAGKVFLGIAAEKLL